The segment gcctccacggggttttccccctttGAGTTACTCTATGGACGCCAGCCCCGTGGGGTTCTGGACGTCCTAAGGgaagcttgggaggacggacccTCAGACAGCAAAAATCAAATTCAATATGTCCTGGACCTGAGAGCAAAACTCGatacactggggcggctctctATGGAGAATTTGCTACAGGCCCAGGACAGGCAGAGTCGGCAGTATAATAGGGGTACTAGCTTACGTAAATTTGCACCGGGAGATAAAGTGCTCATACTACTCCCCACCTCGAGTTCTAAATTACTCGCAAAGTGGCAAGGGCCGTTCGAGGTCACACGGCGAATAAacgatctcaattatgaggtaatACGGTCGGATAGGAGCGGAGCACATCAAGTATATCACCTTAATCTCCTTAAAAAATGGAACGAGGTGAACCCGGTGATGCTGGCGACGGTAGTGAGCAGAGAGGATGATCTCGGACCAGAAGCAAAATGTCCACTTCAATCTCTTGCCCTGGCCCCGGGGGGAGATCacctctcaccctcccagctcACCGAGGTAGCCAAGTTGCAGGCAGATTTTTCGGATGTGTTCTCGCCCCTACCCGGTCGTACCAATCTCATCGAGCACCATATTGAGACCAAACCGGACGTAATAATTCGCAGCCGGCCCTACAGATTACCTGAACATAAGAAAAAAGTAGTTCAGGAAGAATTAAAAGCAATGCTTGAGATGGGGGTAGTAGAAGAATCCCATAGTGattgggcgagcccgatagtttTGGTCCCTAAAACAGACGGCTCAGTCCGGTTCTGTGTGGATTATAGAAGGGTGAATGCTGTGTCGAAATTCGATGCATATCCGATGCCACGGATTGACGAGTTGCTGGATCGGCTTGGTTCGGCTCGTTTTTTTTCGACACTGGATTTAACTAAAGGGTACTGGCAGATTCCCCTATCTCCTCTATCCAAAGAGAAAACCGCCTTCACCACGCCGTTTGGATTACACCAATTTGTAACACTTCCATTCGGGTTATTCGGAGCTCCGGCTACCTTCCAGCGCCTCATGGACCGCCTGCTGCGACCACATGCGGGGTATGCGGCGGCATACCTGGACGACATTGTCATATATAGCAACGACTGGGAGCGGCATGTACAACATCTAAGGGCGGTACTGAGTACGCTGAGAAGGGCCGGActgacggctaacccgaagaagtgtgcaattgggcgggtggaggtaaggtatctgggcttccacttgggtcatgggcaggtgcgtccccaaattgataagacgGCAGCAGTTGCAACCGCACcaagacccaagaccaaaaaggaggtaaGACAGTTCCTGGGGCTAGCGGGATATTATAGAAGGTTTGTACCtaattattcggacctcactAGCCTGCTGACTGATCTTACTAGAAAGGAGGCACCGGATACCGTCCAGTGGACGGAGCCATGCCAGCAGGCTTTTACCAAGGTGAAGGCTGCTCTCTGTGGCGGGCCGTTATTGCACTCCCCTGATTTTTCTCTTCCTTTCTCGTTACAGACGGACGCGTCGGATCGGGGCGTGGGGGCGGTTTTGTCCCAGGAGACGGGGGGTGAGGAAAGGCCGGTGCTGTACCTTAGTCAAAAGCTCTCTAGGAGAGAGACAAAGTACAGCACCATAGAAAAGGAATGCCTCGCAATCAGGTGGGCCGTGCTCACCCTCCGCTACTATCTCCTGGGGCGCGAATTCACGCTCCATTCGGACCACGCTCctctccaatggctccaccgtATGAAAGataccaacgcgcggatcacccGTTGGTATCTGGCGTTACAACCCTTTAAATTCAAGGTGATCCACAGACCGGGGTCTCAGATGGTCGTGGCCGACTTCCTTTccaggaggggggggggggctacaggccggatggggcctcggcctgagtcgggcggtgggggtatgtggcaaggggggcgtggtttagtgacgtctgtaTCGGCcaggagagacacgggaaagacgGTAAGCAAATGAGCcgattgcagattaagatcacctgcatctcgttacagtgattggtgaggagacagcaTAAAAAGCTCACACTCCTGTGGATCAGGAAGAGAGAACTGGGAGACGTGGACGAGTCCTGTGGACCAAAGAGGAGAATTATTATCTGGAAAGTCAAGTCGTGTGGACTGTCTATCACCTGATGTGTGAAGCGCCATTGcgccattttgtttttgtttttgagaataaaaagaATCTCACGTCTCCCAAAGAACGCCGACCCCGTGTCCTTcctttgatatatatatatatgttgaaccttgttacaatGACAAATCTCTATGCAtcactgtattttatttatttttaaagttttctctttttctttttttaatgcacaTGGTTATTTCCATATGATCATGCTGTCGTTTGCTTTCCTTTAAAGACTCTGTGTCAAACATAATTGCTGATTTCAGCCCTTACACACAGTCAACAAGGCCCATGAGAAAGACTCTCTCACAGACTTAATTTAGACCGTTGAAGAATGTCCGTCTCCCTCCAGTCAACGCCGCAAGTCTTTCTCCATGTTCAGTATTCCCAAGGTGAGTTAAATGGGGTGTTTGAGCAGAGACATTTGATGTGTTCCCACATCACCGCCTCATTCTGTAGGAAAGTTATTTGGACCCCACACACCATCAAAAACTTGCACTTAATacatgaccctggatcacaaaactagTCTTAAGTAGTACGTAGTAAAAGACAATaatacattgtattggtcaaaattatagatttttcttttatgccaaaaatcattaagatatgaagtaaagatcacgttccaggaagatattttgtaaatctcctaccttaaatatataaaaactttatttttgtgagtggatggcctgccaccgtgtccctgattaacaactgcaggtaattttctcaatatttagatttttcagattcctgagttttaaacggttataTCTCggtcaaatattgtcctattctaacaactaaCTCCATACATTAATagacagtttatttattcagctttcagatgatgtaaaaatctcaactTCGAAAAACTGGCccaaaagactggttttgttatccagggtcacatataagtatgttttttaaatgtcaaaattaaaatgtattgcattttATCGTAATGTGTAGCAAAACATACAAGTCATTTTATAGGCTAATTTCCCCAAGAAATGTTATTTGGCGTGTCTATGGGAGCTTTTGAAACAgctgaataaaaacatttttaagattttagcAATTTACGAAATTGATTTACCTTTATAAGAAAAAGGTAAGAAATAAAAAGCCCTTACAGAGAACGAATATCTAAAATGTTTACGTAtgactattttatttattttgacaaaaagtgacaaaaaaaaGAGTATTTAATACAACGTTAAAATGATCTTCCAACAAGATAGTAAAACAAAcgaacatacaaatatttaggTACTTTTAAGGCATTAAATGTTTTCAgaactttttgttttaatcattcTTTAGTGATTCTTTAGTGACATTACTTCTCAGTTCGTTGTGAAAAACAGGGCAAGAAATTTCATCATTGACTACGCAAACCCCGCACACAAACCTTTGAACTGTTGCTCTCTGGCCGGCGCTTCAGAGCACCAAACACCAGGACTTCCAGACCGAGAAGCAGCTTCTTCCCCCAGGCAATCTCCCTCCTAAACAGATAACAGCTCCTTAAGAGCAATATTCCAATTTCACTTCTCATGTAGTGTGCACTATAGTAActtattatatgtacatttcatttataatgcatttatgtagtgtgcactatagtgccttattatatgtacattttatttatacatgcattcatgtagtgtgcactatagtgctttattatatgtacattttatttacacatgcATTCATGTAGTGTGCACTATAGTGCcttattatatgtacatttaatttatacatgcattcatgtagtgtgcactatagtgccttattatatgtacatttaatttatacatacattcatgtagtgtgcactatagtgctttattatatgtacattttatttatacatgcattcatgtagtgtgcactatagtaacttattatatgtacatttcatttatacatgcattcatgtagtgtgcactatagtgccttattatatgtacatttaatttatacatacattcatgtagtgtgcactatagtgctttattatatgtacattttatttatacatgcatttatgtagtgtgcactatagtaacttattatatgtacatttcatttatacatgcattcatgtagtgtgcactatagtgccttattatatgtccattttatttatacatgcattcatgtagtgtgcactatagtgccttattatatgtacattttatttatacatgcattcatgtagtgtgcactatagtgccttattatatgtacattttataacatgCATTCATGTAGTGCGCACTATAGTGCCTTATTAtacgtacattttatttatacatgtatataaaacGTCCTCTACTTCCAACATTATCCATTTGCACAAGTGTACATACAATCTGTTAATATGTATATTCTACTATATACTACCCTGTTTAATGtctcatatatgttattatccCCTATTTTCTGTACAGTAGTCTtttatttcaatacatgcatattttttaatcttttagccTGTAAATCTTATAATATtgtattgtcattgttttgaatgtctgTACTAGAAGCTTCCAACACCAAATAAAATTCCTTGTATACGATAAAGCTCGTCTGATTCCGATTATAAATTAATCGATTGTTTAATCGAATCACCGAAGAAGGCTCGTTCCCGAAATGTCTGTTCTttgtataaacaaaaactacaatTTGTTGAGAGGATAAATAGAGTGGGGACGTTTTAATCAGTCTCGAATAAAAAAATGACGCAGAGTCGTAAAGTGCCATATTCAGCACTCGCCGATGACGTCACTCGTCGATTAGCTCAGTGACAGCTCGCCGTGCGCACGCTCTTACCGCCGATCTGTCGGTAGGCGACAGCTGACTTTCTCACAGGCCTCAAGTCATTACGGAGCTATGCGTAACACAAACAATTCCGCGCTCCCAGAGTGTTTATCTCGTGGCACAGAGCGCGGTGTGCCCGCACATCAAAGTCCGCCCAGCGCTGCAGCAGCTGCGCTCGGATCCTGTACACACCCTTCCTGTTTGCCGCGGTCTACCTTGGGGCTGTTATGTTCCCAACAGAGCGATGATAACCCCCCTCTGCCTCGCTCCTTTCACTCCGGCCCGCAACACTACCACCGGCCACCGCCGCCTAAACAGTGTCCGTTTGAAAACAGCAGAACCATACGTCACCTCAGTCCCTCGGCCCCGCTAAGAGCCGTGTTTCTATGGTTACCTGCAGTAAGACCCAGGCTCTGGTAAGACCGAGAACAGGTTTTAATTTGTA is part of the Triplophysa dalaica isolate WHDGS20190420 chromosome 13, ASM1584641v1, whole genome shotgun sequence genome and harbors:
- the LOC130433918 gene encoding uncharacterized protein LOC130433918 isoform X2, which codes for MRNTNNSALPECLSRGTERGVPAHQSPPSAAAAALGSCTHPSCLPRSTLGLLCSQQSDDNPPLPRSFHSGPQHYHRPPPPKQCPFENSRTIRHLSPSAPLRAVFLWLPAVRPRLWIYHRSKPHRALQPWVKTLITLFPQSDWAHFSVREGPTERPAAITQKNLHRRAAAMASYIKRFETVNIHQAVENSVAEHLGAVMDTSPPAFLSGANAARFLQLMATLLMTGFSSN